The genomic interval GCCCCTGTGTCGGCGTGGGCCTATCTCTCCTCTCTGCTGGTCGTCTGCGTCGTGGGGCTCGTCGAGTGGTGGGTGATCCGCCGCGTTGGCCGGACATAGGGGTGGAAGGAATGGGAGGCGCCCGAATGGCGACGAGCGAGGAGAAGTTCGGTCAGGCCGCCCGGTGCTATCTTGGCTACGGCCTGGTCTACTGGCTCGGCGGCGCGTATCTCGCCACCCACGGCATCGGCGCCGGCCGGGGGCTCGGGTGGCTCGCCGTGGGCGCCGTCTTCGTCGTCCGCCGCGGTCTTTCTCGTCATCACGGTGGCGACGGCCGCCATGCCGGCGCGCGCCGCCTGGAGCCGCCGCACCGCGGTGCTATGATCGTCGCGCGGCCATGACTGACATTGCGTGGACCGAGGAGGCCCGGCGCCGCGTGGACAACGCCCCGCCCTTCGTCCGCCCCGGCATTCTCAAGCTGATGCCGATCCGCGCCAGGGAGCGGGGCCGCACCGAGATCACCTCGGAGTTCCTCACCGAGATCCGCAACGAGTCGATGCTCCGCGTGGCCAAGTGCATCAAGGGGTTCGGCTTCGAGGAATTGTCCATGGCGGCCTTCGAGGTGGCCAAGGCCAAGATGCGGAAGCTCCCGCACAAGGTCGAGGTGATCGAGGAGATCAAGGCGTTCCTCGACGCTCGCGTCGAGAAGAACGAGATGATCCTGGCCAAGTTCAGCCGCTATCTCCAGATGATCCCCGAGCGGGGGCTCCCGTGGACCGAGGAGGCGCTGGCGCGGGTCCAGCGGGCGCCGGCCTTCGTCCAGGGGATCGCCCGGAGCGCCATCGAGGAGGAA from Candidatus Rokuibacteriota bacterium carries:
- a CDS encoding PCP reductase family protein, with translation MTDIAWTEEARRRVDNAPPFVRPGILKLMPIRARERGRTEITSEFLTEIRNESMLRVAKCIKGFGFEELSMAAFEVAKAKMRKLPHKVEVIEEIKAFLDARVEKNEMILAKFSRYLQMIPERGLPWTEEALARVQRAPAFVQGIARSAIEEEARRRKEPVVTPEAVEQVMGSIAAGAAPSAAPQAERSAEPLHGVTMLWESAAEERLRRIPIPAVRSMVIRKVEARARAQGLTVVDLAAYEAGKGEPQPAVRGERIRESGEPPLR